The Candidatus Flexicrinis proximus genome segment GAACACGTTCACCCGCCAGTCCGCCGCTTCGTAATCCCACAGCACGTTGCCCGCTGCATCCTCAATTCGCAGCACTGCCGCTGGATCGCGGTTACGCAGCCCCGTGGTGCGCGGCGTCACCGGCACCCCGACATCGTCCCCATCGACCCGAATACGCTGTACGCGTACGCGATGTCAAGCGGCGCCACCGCCCCATCCCGTTCCAGCAGACTCAGTGTGTACAGCCCGTCGTTTAGCGTATTGATCCCCAGCCGCCGCGCCGTCCGCAGGATTCCCGTCAGGCCGTGGTTATCGGCCACCTGGACCAGCGCGGCGGCAGCAGCGATTTCGCCGCCGCCTCGCGCAGGCTGACCGGCCCGCGGTAGCTCCCGTTGGCGTTGGCCGGCTGGTAGATCAGCCCTTCACTCGCCCCTGGAAAACGCCGCGGGATGTCCAGCAGCATCGACGCCGGCGTGAACTGTACGTTCTGCTGCCGCTCCCGGAACCCCTCGAAGATCACGAACGGCGCCAGCATCTGCCCCGGCTGCGCGTCCGCCCGTGTCCCCGGCCCCGCCATCGCCAGCAGCTTCCCCGTCTGCACATCCACGATCACCACCGAACCGCTGTCCGGCGCGTCTCCCGCCAGCGCCCCGACTCGCTCCAGCGCGCCTTGCGCCGCGCACGGGCTGCCATCCCCGTCCGCCAGTCCGCCGGCTGTCCAGCCAGCGTCGCCAGATGCCCCCGCAGCGCGCATTCCGCCTGGTATTGCAGCCCCAGATCCAGCGCCGTCGTGATCGTCAGCCCTCCGCGCGACACCATCCGGCCGCCGTCATAGCCCAGCGCGTTTAGGATTTGTTCGGCCTGCCGCCGCGCATACAGGCTGTAGTCCGCCGCGATCTCCGGCGTCTGCCCCGAATCGCTGCGAATCGCCGTCAGTGTGTCGCTGGCCGCGTCGAAATCCTCCTGCGTGATTAGCCCTTCGGTCAGCATCCGACGCAGCGTATCAGCCTGCCGTCCGCGTGCCGCCACCGCGTCGTCGAACGGGTTGAACTGTGCCGCCGTCGGGATGCTCGCCAGCAGCGCCGCCTCGTCCAGCGTCAGGTCGCGCGCTCTTGCCCAGGTACACCTGTGCCGCCGCCTCGATCCCGTAGGCTTCGCTCCCGTAATAATTTGTGTTCAGATGCCATTCCAGCACCTCGGCTGGCGAATAGCGCCGGTTGATCTCCGCCACCAGCGCGATCTCCCGCCCGCGGTCGTCTGCCGTGGCCTGTTCCGGCTGTGGCGCGATCACGTTC includes the following:
- a CDS encoding transglycosylase domain-containing protein, which produces MTRFELTGTLVRLWRNIMDGPIEADSSLTARLVRNVIAPQPEQATADDRGREIALVAEINRRYSPAEVLEWHLNTNYYGSEAYGIEAAAQVYLGKSARPDAGRGGAAGEHPDGGTVQPVRRRGGGTRTAG